Proteins from a single region of Kluyveromyces lactis strain NRRL Y-1140 chromosome A complete sequence:
- a CDS encoding 6-phosphogluconolactonase (similar to uniprot|P38858 Saccharomyces cerevisiae YHR163W SOL3 Glucose-6-phosphate dehydrogenase weak multicopy suppressor of los1-1 mutation homologous to Sol2p and Sol1p), with protein MVSVHEYSNSSELASSVGEFIVAEQNKALESHGRFNVAISGGSLINVLRKALVDDPSVSKQIQWAKWHVYFSDERLVPLEDKDSNYGAFKQAVLEELTRKQVIGPVVYTINESLVQEGGSENEKVSNEYESLLPKEPFDLILLGCGPDGHTCSLFPGEAHKYLLEENKRKVLWCHDSPKPPSDRITITLPVLSASKSLAFVAEGSGKKPILDEIFNKQNQELPCTIVNKENDAKTRWFVNSDAVEGLGLHAEKYSA; from the coding sequence ATGGTTTCCGTTCATgaatattccaattcaagTGAATTAGCCTCCTCAGTGGGTGAATTCATTGTTGCAGAACAAAATAAGGCCTTAGAGAGCCATGGCAGATTTAACGTTGCTATCAGTGGTGGGTCCTTAATCAATGTTTTACGTAAAGCACTCGTCGATGATCCTTCTGTCTCTAAACAAATACAGTGGGCCAAATGGCACGTTTATTTCAGTGACGAAAGATTAGTTCCTCTTGAAGATAAGGACAGCAACTACGGTGCTTTCAAGCAAGCtgtattggaagaattgacaCGTAAACAGGTCATTGGTCCTGTTGTTTACACCATCAACGAATCCTTGGTGCAAGAAGGTGGATCGGAGAACGAAAAGGTATCGAACGAGTACGAAAGTCTACTACCAAAGGAACcatttgatttgattctATTGGGATGCGGCCCAGATGGTCACACTTGTTCATTGTTCCCAGGTGAAGCACACAAATATCTTCTAGAAGAGAATAAACGCAAGGTTTTATGGTGTCATGATTCTCCAAAACCTCCAAGTGATAGAATCACCATAACTTTACCTGTTCTTTCCGCAAGTAAGTCTTTAGCTTTCGTTGCTGAAGGAAGTGGTAAGAAACCAATATTAGACgaaatcttcaacaaacaaAACCAAGAGTTACCATGTACCATTGTCAACAAGGAAAATGACGCAAAGACTCGCTGGTTTGTCAATTCAGATGCGGTTGAAGGTCTTGGATTACATGCTGAAAAATACTCTGCTTAA